Below is a window of Prionailurus viverrinus isolate Anna chromosome A1, UM_Priviv_1.0, whole genome shotgun sequence DNA.
AAATTTAAACGTGAGACAGACGGTGTCCAGAAGAGGAGAGTGTTACATTGCATTCAGAGAGCCCTGATTCggagccaggagctgggggatgAGAAGATCCAGATCGTGAGTCAGATGGTGGAGCTGGTGGAGAACCGGACCAGGCAGGTGGACAGTCACGTGGAGCTCTTTGAGGCCCACCAGGAGGTCAATGACACCACTGGCCACAGTGGCAAAGCCGGCCAGGATAAGTCCAAGAGCGAGACCGTCACGCAGGCAGAAAAGACCAACAGCAAGAGGTCCCGGCGGCAGCGCAACAACGAGAACCGGGAGAACGCGGCCAATCATCACGACCACGATGATGTCACCTCGGGAACGCCCAAGGAGAAGAAGGCGAAAGCCTCCAAGAAGAAGAAGCGCTCCAAGGCCAAAGCCGAGAGGGAGGCGTCCCCTGCAGACCTTCCCATCGACC
It encodes the following:
- the ING1 gene encoding inhibitor of growth protein 1 isoform X1, whose amino-acid sequence is MQLPSWAPLSPSRSVLGSSRRHKGKAVRTAQAREPLRLLGAVVRPPNEILKELDEYYEKFKRETDGVQKRRVLHCIQRALIRSQELGDEKIQIVSQMVELVENRTRQVDSHVELFEAHQEVNDTTGHSGKAGQDKSKSETVTQAEKTNSKRSRRQRNNENRENAANHHDHDDVTSGTPKEKKAKASKKKKRSKAKAEREASPADLPIDPNEPTYCLCNQVSYGEMIGCDNDECPIEWFHFSCVGLNHKPKGKWYCPKCRGENEKTMDKALEKSKKERAYNR
- the ING1 gene encoding inhibitor of growth protein 1 isoform X2 is translated as MLSPANGEQIHLVNYVEDYLDSIESLPFDLQRNVSLMREIDAKYQEILKELDEYYEKFKRETDGVQKRRVLHCIQRALIRSQELGDEKIQIVSQMVELVENRTRQVDSHVELFEAHQEVNDTTGHSGKAGQDKSKSETVTQAEKTNSKRSRRQRNNENRENAANHHDHDDVTSGTPKEKKAKASKKKKRSKAKAEREASPADLPIDPNEPTYCLCNQVSYGEMIGCDNDECPIEWFHFSCVGLNHKPKGKWYCPKCRGENEKTMDKALEKSKKERAYNR